In Procambarus clarkii isolate CNS0578487 chromosome 13, FALCON_Pclarkii_2.0, whole genome shotgun sequence, the following are encoded in one genomic region:
- the LOC123752958 gene encoding probable serine/threonine-protein kinase samkC — protein MTDCKATHQRETGPQQRETGPQQRETGPQQRETGPQQRETGPQQRETGPQQRETGPQQRETGPQQRETGPQQRIHHPEQRTQHPQQQTQHPEQRTQHPEQRTQHPEQRTQHPQQQTQHPSTTDTAPRATDTAPRATDTAPRATDTAPRATDTAPTATDTAPLNNGHSTQSNGHSTQSNGHSTQSNGHSTQSNGHSTQSNRHSTQSNGHSTQSNGHST, from the coding sequence ATGACTGATTGTAAAGCCACTCATCAACGGGAAACGGGCCCACAGCAACGGGAAACGGGCCCACAGCAACGGGAAACGGGCCCACAGCAACGGGAAACGGGTCCACAGCAACGGGAAACGGGCCCACAGCAACGGGAAACGGGCCCACAGCAACGGGAAACGGGCCCACAGCAACGGGAAACGGGTCCACAGCAACGGGAAACGGGCCCACAGCAACGGATACATCACCCAGAGCAACGGACACAGCACCCACAGCAACAGACACAGCACCCAGAGCAACGGACACAGCACCCAGAGCAACGGACACAGCACCCAGAGCAACGGACACAGCACCCACAGCAACAGACACAGCacccctcaacaacggacacagcaCCCAGAGCAACGGACACAGCACCCAGAGCAACGGACACAGCACCCAGAGCAACGGACACAGCACCCAGAGCAACGGACACAGCACCCACAGCAACAGACACAGCacccctcaacaacggacacagcaCCCAGAGCAACGGACACAGCACCCAGAGCAACGGACACAGCACCCAGAGCAACGGACACAGCACCCAGAGCAACGGACACAGCACCCAGAGCAACAGACACAGCACCCAGAGCAACGGACACAGCACCCAGAGCAACGGACACAGCACCTAG
- the LOC138364376 gene encoding mucin-4-like, producing the protein MIAGFKVRGYNSPRDRQPQIVSQSQPALPVTTPVTACTSVTGPDTAPVTGCTSSHRLHLQSQAAPSVTAPVTGCTSSHRLYHQSQAAPPDTGCTSSHRLHLQSQHQSQAVPPVTGCTSSHRLHLQSQHQSQAVPPVTGCTSSHRLHLQSQAAPPVTGCTSSHRLHHHSQHQSQAAPPVTGCTSSHRLHLQSQAVPPVTGCSSSHRLHLQSQAAPPVTACTSSHSTSHSLYLQSQHQSQAAPPVTGCTCSHRLLLQSQAAPPVTGCTSSHSTSHRPHLQSQAAPPVTGCTSSHRLHLQSQAAPPVTGCTTIHSTSHSLYLQSQHQSQAAPPVTGCTCSHRLLLQSQAAPPVTGCTSSHRLHLQSQAAPPVTAPVTGCTSSHRPHHQSQAAPPVTGCTSSHRLHLQSQAAPPVTGCTTIHSTSHRLLLQSQAAPPVTAPVTGCSSSHRLHLQSQAAPPHQPQAAPPVTGCTSSHRLHLQSQAAPPVTGCSSSHRLHLQSQAAPPFTAPVTGCSSSHRLHLQSQAAPPVTGCTSSHRLLLQSQAAPPVTGCTTSHSLHLQSQHQSQPVPPVTAPVTGCTSSHRLHLQSQAAPPVTGCTSSHRLHLQSQHQSQAAPPVTGCTSSHRLHLQSQAAPPVTGCTSSHRLHHHSQHQSQPVPPVTAPVTGCTSSHRLHLQSQAAPPVTGCTSSHRLHLQSQHQSQAAPPVTGRTTSHRLHLQSQAAPPVTGCTSSHRLHLQSQAAPPFTAPVTGCSSSHRLHLQSQHQSQAAPPVTGCTSSHRLHLQSQAAPPMLF; encoded by the exons ATGATAGCTGGATTTAAG GTAAGAGGATACAACTCCCCGAGGGACAGACAGCCACAAATTGTCAG CCAGTCACAGCCTGCACTTCCAGTCACAACACCAGTCACAGCCTGTACCTCAGTCACAGGACCAGACACAGCACcagtcacaggctgcacctccagtCACAGGCTGCACCTTCAGTCACAGGCTGCACCTTCAGTCACAGCTCCAGTTACAGGCTGTACCTCCAGTCACAGGCTGTACCACcagtcacaggctgcacctccagACACAGGCTGTACCTCCAGTCACAGGCTGCACCTTCAGTCACAGCACCAGTCACAGGCTGTACCTCcagtcacaggctgcacctccagtCACAGGCTGCACCTGCAGTCACAGCACCAGTCACAGGCTGTACCTCcagtcacaggctgcacctccagtcacaggctgcacctccagtcacaggctgcacctccagtcacaggctgcacctccagtCACAGGCTGCACCACCATTCACAGCACCAGTCACAGGCTGCTCCTCcagtcacaggctgcacctccagtcacaggctgcacctccagtcacaggctgtacctccagtcacaggctgctcctccagtcacaggctgcacctccagtCACAGGCTGCACCACCAGTCACAGCCTGCACCTCCAGTCACAGCACCAGTCACAGCCTGTACCTCCAGTCACAGCACcagtcacaggctgcacctccagtCACAGGCTGCACCTGCAGTCACAGGCTGCTCCTCcagtcacaggctgcacctccagtcacaggctgcacctccagtcacagcaccagtcacaggccgcacctccagtcacaggctgcacctccagtcacaggctgcacctccagtcacaggctgcacctccagtcacaggctgcacctccagtCACAGGCTGCACCACCATTCACAGCACCAGTCACAGCCTGTACCTCCAGTCACAGCACcagtcacaggctgcacctccagtCACAGGCTGCACCTGCAGTCACAGGCTGCTCCTCcagtcacaggctgcacctccagtcacaggctgcacctccagtCACAGGCTGCACCTGCAGTCACAGGCTGCTCCTCCAGTCACAGCACcagtcacaggctgcacctccagtCACAGGCCGCACCACcagtcacaggctgcacctccagtcacaggctgcacctccagtcacaggctgcacctccagtcacaggctgcacctccagtcacaggctgcacaaCCATTCACAGCACCAGTCACAGGCTGCTCCTCcagtcacaggctgcacctccagtCACAGCACCAGTCACAGGCTGCTCCTCcagtcacaggctgcacctccagtcacaggctgcacctcca CACCAGCCACAGGCTGCTCCTCcagtcacaggctgcacctccagtcacaggctgcacctccagtcacaggctgcacctccagtcacaggctgctcctccagtcacaggctgcacctccagtCACAGGCTGCACCACCATTCACAGCACCAGTCACAGGCTGCTCCTCcagtcacaggctgcacctccagtcacaggctgcacctccagtcacaggctgcacctccagtcacaggctgctcctccagtcacaggctgcacctccagtCACAGGCTGCACCACCAGTCACAGCCTGCACCTCCAGTCACAGCACCAGTCACAGCCTGTACCTCCAGTCACAGCACcagtcacaggctgcacctccagtCACAGGCTGCACCTGCAGTCACAGGCTGCTCCTCcagtcacaggctgcacctccagtcacaggctgcacctccagtcacagcaccagtcacaggccgcacctccagtcacaggctgcacctccagtcacaggctgcacctccagtcacaggctgcacctccagtcacaggctgcacctccagtCACAGGCTGCACCACCATTCACAGCACCAGTCACAGCCTGTACCTCCAGTCACAGCACcagtcacaggctgcacctccagtCACAGGCTGCACCTGCAGTCACAGGCTGCTCCTCcagtcacaggctgcacctccagtcacaggctgcacctccagtcacagcaccagtcacaggctgcacctccagtCACAGGCCGCACCACcagtcacaggctgcacctccagtcacaggctgcacctccagtcacaggctgcacctccagtcacaggctgcacctccagtCACAGGCTGCACCACCATTCACAGCACCAGTCACAGGCTGCTCCTCcagtcacaggctgcacctccagtCACAGCACCAGTCACAGGCTGCTCCTCcagtcacaggctgcacctccagtcacaggctgcacctccagtcacaggctgctcctcca ATGCTCTTCTGA